The following coding sequences lie in one Pungitius pungitius chromosome 18, fPunPun2.1, whole genome shotgun sequence genomic window:
- the barhl1b gene encoding barH-like homeobox 1b, producing MEASANGSSFGIDSLLSHRPGSPVSKGGSLAGECRSPLEFSPRSDAESGCSSPPSPRRECADEVALRQGHGVGLPPHLQQAQISAGSQQRTVTSSFLIRDILADCKPLAACAPYSSNGQPTQEAAGRLVSKIAEDFMEKIHSNSSSDSEYKVKEEGDREISSSRDSSQVRLKKPRKARTAFTDHQLAQLERSFERQKYLSVQDRMELAASLNLTDTQVKTWYQNRRTKWKRQTAVGLELLAEAGNYSALQRMFPSPYFYPQSLVSNLDPGAALYLYRGPSAPPPSLQRPLVPRILLHGLQGGGEPPPPLPPMSGVLSRPAQQR from the exons ATGGAGGCGTCCGCCAACGGGTCCAGTTTTGGCATCGACTCGCTACTGTCCCACCGGCCGGGAAGTCCGGTGTCCAAAGGGGGGAGCCTGGCGGGGGAGTGCCGCTCGCCACTGGAGTTCAGCCCGAGATCAGACGCGGAGAGCGGCTGCTCGTCGCCTCCGTCGCCGCGGAGGGAATGCGCGGACGAGGTGGCCCTGAGGCAAGGTCACGGTGTCGGCCTGCCGCCGCACCTCCAGCAGGCGCAGATATCGGCGGGGTCGCAGCAGAGGACAGTGACCTCGTCGTTCCTCATCCGAGATATTCTCGCGGACTGTAAGCCACTCGCCGCCTGCGCGCCCTACTCCAGCAACGGACAGCCGACCCAGGAGGCGGCAGGCAGGCTGGTCTCCAAGATAGCGGAAGACTTTATGGAGAAAATCCACAGCAACTCTTCGTCCGACAGTGAATATAAAG TGAAAGAGGAGGGGGACAGGGAGATCTCCAGCAGCAGGGACAGCTCTCAGGTCCGGCTGAAGAAGCCCAGGAAGGCCCGGACGGCCTTCACGGACCACCAGCTGGCCCAGCTGGAGCGCAGCTTCGAGCGGCAGAAGTACCTGAGCGTCCAGGACCGCATGGAGCTGGCGGCCTCCCTCAACCTCACCGACACGCAGGTCAAGACCTGGTACCAGAACCGGAG GACCAAGTGGAAGAGGCAGACGGCGGTGGGTCTCGAACTACTAGCGGAGGCCGGGAACTACTCGGCCCTGCAGAGGATGTTTCCCTCCCCGTACTTCTACCCACAAAGCCTGGTGTCCAACCTGGACCCCGGAGCGGCCCTCTACCTGTACAGGGGCCCCTCGGCGCCCCCGCCGTCCCTGCAGAGACCCCTGGTCCCCCGGATCCTGCTGCACGGCCTGCAGGGGGGCGGCGAGCCGCCTCCGCCTCTGCCCCCCATGTCCGGCGTGCTTAGTCGACCGGCTCAGCAGCGATGA